A stretch of Castanea sativa cultivar Marrone di Chiusa Pesio chromosome 2, ASM4071231v1 DNA encodes these proteins:
- the LOC142625653 gene encoding COP1-interacting protein 7 isoform X3 yields MKSSTRLDSALFQLTPTRTRCDLVISANGKEEKIASGLLNPFLAHLKSAQEQMAKGGYSIVLEPEPGSDSMWFTKGTVERFVRFVSTPEILERVYTLESEILQIEEAIAIQGNNDMGMNTVEDYHVKPVESIEGSRPVLDTNEDKAIVLYKPGANPPEANGSTTQEGNSKVQLLKVLETRRTVLQKEQGMAFARAVAAGFDIDHMSPLMSFAECFGALRLMDACMKFLELWKRKHETGQWLEIEAAEAMSSRSEYSAINASGIMLANEVKQKEYELASENNGKASSAISTDDKPPADYQPPPGHFQGQFPHHMFPSWPLHSPPGAPPVYPAYPMQGMTYYQNYPGNGPYFQPPYPSVSDPRLNGGQRMGRRRHSMDSRDSNTELETWEMDASKTRSQDEVELENEASQTRESRKGSRSGKKQSGMVVIRNINYITSKRRNSSDSESQSASDAETDEEVGDLEASSLDARRMDSQRSSNRKGKHTKSMDKLNSSDAAHGKDVDGGHWQAFQNYLLRDDDEDKRAVDQGMFAMEKEVQAKRRQNTIGDDPLAFSGQDKGEIQEGNMIDMHKISGKMTYMHKDSNNELLISRRNGQPGDGRRSMDVQSTELDGRRGGYRRTGNDDFMIRSQLDYTSSTSDPLVNGFDRINNNLDRKSSHDMDDDSYIVALRANSLDQVGNNERNAIDMDSEYPSASQLAESASNRVGSQVNYEPDELSLMPERGIEKESIGYDPALDYEMQIQAEDGASPDKKNVEVEIKQGSKKSEKERKSRLTPDASDKKTGGPIRKGRPSKLSPLDEARARAEKLRTYKADLQKMKKEKEAEEMKRLEALKIERQKRIAARGGSIPAKSSIPSNQTKKQLPTKLSPGSHKVSKFSDSEPGSSSPLNRFPSKTASVGSSDSKKASKPSSLNTRSHSAGNKLSHSVSSLPETKKENSSVTSDTKASMARIRRLSEPKMGSSHHASSVKSKNTEPVSKTKISDGPESKKISAIVNYDKSKAATLPELKIRTSTGPDVAKNKSAAKDMTQKVNVKKSSTTFEGAKPKRNNESISHYSDGDDNPIIEKTVVMLECDKPSIPTVHALEGNIEARNGQYNNLEIGKKSEVVSDYAAIRAPVSPFTMDRVDGDSSKHQSQEQRVSFKVTTINTDKEPPKFSSIGIADKPYQAPLARNSSLEDPCTGNSEYSKAPPVSSEIMTTGTEAVKALVSDSRNLRLEKIPESLEKPQVKESSKGIRRLLKFGRKNHSSATGERNTESDNASVTGSEVDDSGTNSVSTSEGIHTLKNLISQDETPTGGNTPQKSSRSFSLLSPFRSKNSEKKSTA; encoded by the exons atgaaatcttCGACTCGGCTTGACTCGGCTTTGTTTCAGCTCACTCCTACTCGAACCAG GTGTGATTTGGTTATATCTGCAAAtgggaaggaagaaaaaatagcTTCGGGTTTGCTGAATCCATTTCTTGCCCACTTAAAGTCTGCACAGGAGCAGATGGCCAAGGGGGGTTATTCGATCGTTTTAGAGCCTGAGCCTGGCAGTGACTCAATGTGGTTCACAAAGGGCACGGTGGAAAG GTTTGTTCGGTTTGTGAGCACTCCAGAGATCTTGGAACGGGTCTACACTCTAGAATCAGAGATCTTACAGATTGAGGAGGCAATTGCAATTCAAGGCAACAATGATATGGGGATGAATACT GTAGAAGATTATCATGTCAAACCTGTAGAAAGTATTGAAG GTAGCAGGCCTGTGCTTGATACTAATGAGGACAAAGCAATTGTCCTTTATAAG CCTGGAGCAAATCCACCTGAAGCAAATGGATCCACCACACAGGAGGGAAATTCAAA AGTTCAACTTTTGAAAGTCCTGGAGACACGCAGAACTGTGCTGCAGAAAGAGCAAGGCATGGCCTTTGCACGTGCTGTAGCTGCTGGttttgacattgatcacatgTCACCGTTGATGTCATTTGCCGAGTGCTTTGGGGCCTTGCGTTTAAT GGATGCTTGTATGAAATTTTTGGAGTTATGGAAAAGAAAGCATGAAACTGGCCAGTGGCTCGAAATTGAAGCAGCTGAAGCAATGTCTAGCCGATCAGAATATTCTGCAATCAATGCATCAGGAATTATGCTTGCCAATGAGGTCAAGCAGAAAGAATATGAGCTGGCTTCAGAAAATAATGGGAAAGCAAGTAGCGCCATAAGTACAG ATGACAAGCCTCCTGCGGATTACCAACCACCTCCCGGGCATTTTCAAGGACAGTTTCCACATCATATGTTCCCTTCCTGGCCTCTTCATTCTCCTCCTGGTGCCCCTCCAGTTTATCCAGCATATCCCATGCAAGGCATGACTTACTATCAGAACTATCCAGGGAACGGCCCATATTTCCAGCCACCATATCCATCAGTGTCAGACCCTAGACTCAATGGTGGTCAAAGAATGGGGCGTAGAAGGCATTCCATGGATAGTAGGGATAGCAATACTGAATTAGAAACTTGGGAGATGGATGCTTCAAAAACCAGATCGCAGGATGAAGTGGAGTTGGAGAATGAAGCTTCACAAACTCGAGAATCAAGGAAGGGTAGCCGATCAGGTAAAAAGCAATCAGGTATGGTTGTCATTCGGAACATTAATTATATCACTTCAAAGAGACGGAACTCTTCGGATAGTGAATCACAATCAGCTTCTGATGCTGAAACTGACGAGGAAGTTGGAGATTTAGAGGCTAGTTCCCTGGATGCGAGGCGTATGGACTCTCAGAGATCTTCCAATAGAAAAGGAAAGCATACAAAATCCATGGATAAATTGAATTCATCCGATGCTGCACATGGGAAGGATGTAGATGGTGGACACTGGCAAgcatttcaaaattatttactGAGAGATGATGATGAGGACAAACGTGCAGTTGATCAAGGCATGTTTGCAATGGAAAAGGAAGTTCAAGCGAAAAGGAGACAAAATACTATAGGGGATGATCCTTTAGCTTTTAGTGGACAAGATAAGGGTGAAATACAAGAAGGTAATATGATAGATATGCACAAAATTAGTGGAAAGATGACCTACATGCATAAGGACTCAAACAATGAATTGTTGATTTCTAGAAGAAATGGTCAACCTGGTGATGGCAGAAGGTCTATGGATGTACAGTCTACAGAACTAGATGGAAGACGTGGTGGCTATAGGAGGACTGGCAATGATGATTTTATGATACGTAGCCAGTTGGATTACACAAGCTCTACCTCAGATCCACTTGTAAATGGATTTGATCGTATAAACAATAACTTGGATAGGAAGTCATCACATGATATGGATGATGATTCTTATATTGTTGCGTTAAGGGCTAATTCACTAGATCAAGTTGGAAACAATGAAAGAAATGCTATTGACATGGATTCTGAGTACCCATCTGCTTCTCAGTTGGCAGAAAGTGCGTCGAATAGAGTTGGCAGTCAAGTCAATTATGAGCCAGATGAATTGAGTTTGATGCCTGAGCGTGGGATAGAGAAGGAATCAATTGGTTATGACCCGGCTTTAGATTATGAAATGCAGATCCAAGCTGAAGACGGTGCTTCACCAGATAAGAAAAATGTGGAGGTAGAAATCAAGCAAGGGTctaaaaaatcagaaaaggagCGGAAATCAAGACTTACGCCAGATGCTTCAGATAAGAAGACTGGGGGGCCAATAAGGAAAGGGAGGCCCTCAAAGTTGAGTCCTTTGGATGAAGCACGAGCACGTGCTGAGAAGTTAAGAACCTATAAAGCTGATCTccagaaaatgaagaaagagaag GAGGCAGAAGAGATGAAACGACTAGAAGCTTTAAAGATTGAGAGGCAAAAGAGAATTGCTGCTAGAGGGGGTTCCATCCCAGCTAAGTCATCAATACCCTCAAATCAAACCAAGAAACAATTGCCAACAAAACTTTCCCCAGGCTCTCACAAGGTATCAAAGTTTAGTGATTCAGAGCCAGGATCATCATCACCTCTAAACAGGTTCCCCAGCAAAACTGCTTCTGTGGGATCCAGTGATTCTAAAAAAGCCTCTAAACCCAGCAGCTTGAATACTAGAAGTCACTCAGCTGGAAATAAACTGAGTCACTCAGTGTCTTCATTGCctgaaacaaagaaagagaacagTAGTGTTACATCTGATACAAAGGCATCCATGGCACGGATCAGAAGATTATCAGAGCCTAAAATGGGTAGCAGCCATCATGCTTCTTCAGTTAAGTCAAAAAATACTGAACCAGTATCAAAGACAAAGATATCTGATGGGCCTGAGAGCAAAAAAATATCTGCTATTGTGAACTATGATAAAAGCAAGGCGGCAACCCTTCCAGAATTGAAAATAAGGACATCCACAGGACCTGATGTTGCCAAGAACAAGTCAGCAGCAAAAGATATGACGCAGAAGGTTAATGTAAAAAAGTCTTCTACAACTTTTGAAGGTGCTAAGCCGAAGAGGAACAATGAAAGCATTTCACATTATAGTGATGGTGATGACAACCCAATAATTGAAAAGACTGTTGTGATGCTAGAATGTGATAAGCCTTCTATTCCTACTGTACATGCATTGGAAGGAAATATAGAGGCACGAAACGGACAGTACAATAACTTAGAGATTGGGAAGAAATCTGAGGTGGTGTCAGATTATGCTGCTATACGTGCTCCAGTTTCACCATTTACCATGGATAGAGTTGATGGAGATTCCTCTAAACACCAATCACAAGAACAACGTGTTTCTTTTAAG GTCACAACAATTAATACAGACAAAGAACCTCCAAAGTTTTCAAGCATTGGTATTGCTGATAAACCGTATCAAGCTCCCTTGGCTCGGAATTCTTCTTTGGAAGATCCATGTACTGGAAATTCTGAGTATAGCAAAGCACCACCAGTAAGCTCAGAGATTATGACAACAGGTACAGAGGCTGTTAAAGCACTTGTATCTGATTCTAGAAACTTGAGACTGGAAAAGATTCCTGAATCATTGGAGAAACCTCAAGTAAAGGAGTCATCAAAAGGAATTAGACGGCTGTTGAAGTTTGGAAGAAAGAATCATAGCTCAGCTACAGGTGAACGCAATACTGAATCTGACAATGCCAGTGTCACTGGTTCTGAGGTCGATGATTCTGGGACAAACTCTGTTTCTACAAGTGAAGGTA TTCATACATTGAAGAATTTGATCTCTCAAGATGAAACTCCCACAGGCGGCAATACTCCGCAAAAGT CTTCTCGCTCTTTCTCCTTGTTATCACCCTTCCGGAGCAAGAATAGTGAAAAGAAATCGACAGCATGA
- the LOC142625653 gene encoding COP1-interacting protein 7 isoform X4, whose product MKSSTRLDSALFQLTPTRTRCDLVISANGKEEKIASGLLNPFLAHLKSAQEQMAKGGYSIVLEPEPGSDSMWFTKGTVERFVRFVSTPEILERVYTLESEILQIEEAIAIQGNNDMGMNTVEDYHVKPVESIEGSRPVLDTNEDKAIVLYKPGANPPEANGSTTQEGNSKVQLLKVLETRRTVLQKEQGMAFARAVAAGFDIDHMSPLMSFAECFGALRLMDACMKFLELWKRKHETGQWLEIEAAEAMSSRSEYSAINASGIMLANEVKQKEYELASENNGKASSAISTDDKPPADYQPPPGHFQGQFPHHMFPSWPLHSPPGAPPVYPAYPMQGMTYYQNYPGNGPYFQPPYPSVSDPRLNGGQRMGRRRHSMDSRDSNTELETWEMDASKTRSQDEVELENEASQTRESRKGSRSGKKQSGMVVIRNINYITSKRRNSSDSESQSASDAETDEEVGDLEASSLDARRMDSQRSSNRKGKHTKSMDKLNSSDAAHGKDVDGGHWQAFQNYLLRDDDEDKRAVDQGMFAMEKEVQAKRRQNTIGDDPLAFSGQDKGEIQEGNMIDMHKISGKMTYMHKDSNNELLISRRNGQPGDGRRSMDVQSTELDGRRGGYRRTGNDDFMIRSQLDYTSSTSDPLVNGFDRINNNLDRKSSHDMDDDSYIVALRANSLDQVGNNERNAIDMDSEYPSASQLAESASNRVGSQVNYEPDELSLMPERGIEKESIGYDPALDYEMQIQAEDGASPDKKNVEVEIKQGSKKSEKERKSRLTPDASDKKTGGPIRKGRPSKLSPLDEARARAEKLRTYKADLQKMKKEKEAEEMKRLEALKIERQKRIAARGGSIPAKSSIPSNQTKKQLPTKLSPGSHKVSKFSDSEPGSSSPLNRFPSKTASVGSSDSKKASKPSSLNTRSHSAGNKLSHSVSSLPETKKENSSVTSDTKASMARIRRLSEPKMGSSHHASSVKSKNTEPVSKTKISDGPESKKISAIVNYDKSKAATLPELKIRTSTGPDVAKNKSAAKDMTQKVNVKKSSTTFEGAKPKRNNESISHYSDGDDNPIIEKTVVMLECDKPSIPTVHALEGNIEARNGQYNNLEIGKKSEVVSDYAAIRAPVSPFTMDRVDGDSSKHQSQEQRVSFKVTTINTDKEPPKFSSIGIADKPYQAPLARNSSLEDPCTGNSEYSKAPPVSSEIMTTGTEAVKALVSDSRNLRLEKIPESLEKPQVKESSKGIRRLLKFGRKNHSSATGERNTESDNASVTGSEVDDSGTNSVSTSEVHTLKNLISQDETPTGGNTPQKSSRSFSLLSPFRSKNSEKKSTA is encoded by the exons atgaaatcttCGACTCGGCTTGACTCGGCTTTGTTTCAGCTCACTCCTACTCGAACCAG GTGTGATTTGGTTATATCTGCAAAtgggaaggaagaaaaaatagcTTCGGGTTTGCTGAATCCATTTCTTGCCCACTTAAAGTCTGCACAGGAGCAGATGGCCAAGGGGGGTTATTCGATCGTTTTAGAGCCTGAGCCTGGCAGTGACTCAATGTGGTTCACAAAGGGCACGGTGGAAAG GTTTGTTCGGTTTGTGAGCACTCCAGAGATCTTGGAACGGGTCTACACTCTAGAATCAGAGATCTTACAGATTGAGGAGGCAATTGCAATTCAAGGCAACAATGATATGGGGATGAATACT GTAGAAGATTATCATGTCAAACCTGTAGAAAGTATTGAAG GTAGCAGGCCTGTGCTTGATACTAATGAGGACAAAGCAATTGTCCTTTATAAG CCTGGAGCAAATCCACCTGAAGCAAATGGATCCACCACACAGGAGGGAAATTCAAA AGTTCAACTTTTGAAAGTCCTGGAGACACGCAGAACTGTGCTGCAGAAAGAGCAAGGCATGGCCTTTGCACGTGCTGTAGCTGCTGGttttgacattgatcacatgTCACCGTTGATGTCATTTGCCGAGTGCTTTGGGGCCTTGCGTTTAAT GGATGCTTGTATGAAATTTTTGGAGTTATGGAAAAGAAAGCATGAAACTGGCCAGTGGCTCGAAATTGAAGCAGCTGAAGCAATGTCTAGCCGATCAGAATATTCTGCAATCAATGCATCAGGAATTATGCTTGCCAATGAGGTCAAGCAGAAAGAATATGAGCTGGCTTCAGAAAATAATGGGAAAGCAAGTAGCGCCATAAGTACAG ATGACAAGCCTCCTGCGGATTACCAACCACCTCCCGGGCATTTTCAAGGACAGTTTCCACATCATATGTTCCCTTCCTGGCCTCTTCATTCTCCTCCTGGTGCCCCTCCAGTTTATCCAGCATATCCCATGCAAGGCATGACTTACTATCAGAACTATCCAGGGAACGGCCCATATTTCCAGCCACCATATCCATCAGTGTCAGACCCTAGACTCAATGGTGGTCAAAGAATGGGGCGTAGAAGGCATTCCATGGATAGTAGGGATAGCAATACTGAATTAGAAACTTGGGAGATGGATGCTTCAAAAACCAGATCGCAGGATGAAGTGGAGTTGGAGAATGAAGCTTCACAAACTCGAGAATCAAGGAAGGGTAGCCGATCAGGTAAAAAGCAATCAGGTATGGTTGTCATTCGGAACATTAATTATATCACTTCAAAGAGACGGAACTCTTCGGATAGTGAATCACAATCAGCTTCTGATGCTGAAACTGACGAGGAAGTTGGAGATTTAGAGGCTAGTTCCCTGGATGCGAGGCGTATGGACTCTCAGAGATCTTCCAATAGAAAAGGAAAGCATACAAAATCCATGGATAAATTGAATTCATCCGATGCTGCACATGGGAAGGATGTAGATGGTGGACACTGGCAAgcatttcaaaattatttactGAGAGATGATGATGAGGACAAACGTGCAGTTGATCAAGGCATGTTTGCAATGGAAAAGGAAGTTCAAGCGAAAAGGAGACAAAATACTATAGGGGATGATCCTTTAGCTTTTAGTGGACAAGATAAGGGTGAAATACAAGAAGGTAATATGATAGATATGCACAAAATTAGTGGAAAGATGACCTACATGCATAAGGACTCAAACAATGAATTGTTGATTTCTAGAAGAAATGGTCAACCTGGTGATGGCAGAAGGTCTATGGATGTACAGTCTACAGAACTAGATGGAAGACGTGGTGGCTATAGGAGGACTGGCAATGATGATTTTATGATACGTAGCCAGTTGGATTACACAAGCTCTACCTCAGATCCACTTGTAAATGGATTTGATCGTATAAACAATAACTTGGATAGGAAGTCATCACATGATATGGATGATGATTCTTATATTGTTGCGTTAAGGGCTAATTCACTAGATCAAGTTGGAAACAATGAAAGAAATGCTATTGACATGGATTCTGAGTACCCATCTGCTTCTCAGTTGGCAGAAAGTGCGTCGAATAGAGTTGGCAGTCAAGTCAATTATGAGCCAGATGAATTGAGTTTGATGCCTGAGCGTGGGATAGAGAAGGAATCAATTGGTTATGACCCGGCTTTAGATTATGAAATGCAGATCCAAGCTGAAGACGGTGCTTCACCAGATAAGAAAAATGTGGAGGTAGAAATCAAGCAAGGGTctaaaaaatcagaaaaggagCGGAAATCAAGACTTACGCCAGATGCTTCAGATAAGAAGACTGGGGGGCCAATAAGGAAAGGGAGGCCCTCAAAGTTGAGTCCTTTGGATGAAGCACGAGCACGTGCTGAGAAGTTAAGAACCTATAAAGCTGATCTccagaaaatgaagaaagagaag GAGGCAGAAGAGATGAAACGACTAGAAGCTTTAAAGATTGAGAGGCAAAAGAGAATTGCTGCTAGAGGGGGTTCCATCCCAGCTAAGTCATCAATACCCTCAAATCAAACCAAGAAACAATTGCCAACAAAACTTTCCCCAGGCTCTCACAAGGTATCAAAGTTTAGTGATTCAGAGCCAGGATCATCATCACCTCTAAACAGGTTCCCCAGCAAAACTGCTTCTGTGGGATCCAGTGATTCTAAAAAAGCCTCTAAACCCAGCAGCTTGAATACTAGAAGTCACTCAGCTGGAAATAAACTGAGTCACTCAGTGTCTTCATTGCctgaaacaaagaaagagaacagTAGTGTTACATCTGATACAAAGGCATCCATGGCACGGATCAGAAGATTATCAGAGCCTAAAATGGGTAGCAGCCATCATGCTTCTTCAGTTAAGTCAAAAAATACTGAACCAGTATCAAAGACAAAGATATCTGATGGGCCTGAGAGCAAAAAAATATCTGCTATTGTGAACTATGATAAAAGCAAGGCGGCAACCCTTCCAGAATTGAAAATAAGGACATCCACAGGACCTGATGTTGCCAAGAACAAGTCAGCAGCAAAAGATATGACGCAGAAGGTTAATGTAAAAAAGTCTTCTACAACTTTTGAAGGTGCTAAGCCGAAGAGGAACAATGAAAGCATTTCACATTATAGTGATGGTGATGACAACCCAATAATTGAAAAGACTGTTGTGATGCTAGAATGTGATAAGCCTTCTATTCCTACTGTACATGCATTGGAAGGAAATATAGAGGCACGAAACGGACAGTACAATAACTTAGAGATTGGGAAGAAATCTGAGGTGGTGTCAGATTATGCTGCTATACGTGCTCCAGTTTCACCATTTACCATGGATAGAGTTGATGGAGATTCCTCTAAACACCAATCACAAGAACAACGTGTTTCTTTTAAG GTCACAACAATTAATACAGACAAAGAACCTCCAAAGTTTTCAAGCATTGGTATTGCTGATAAACCGTATCAAGCTCCCTTGGCTCGGAATTCTTCTTTGGAAGATCCATGTACTGGAAATTCTGAGTATAGCAAAGCACCACCAGTAAGCTCAGAGATTATGACAACAGGTACAGAGGCTGTTAAAGCACTTGTATCTGATTCTAGAAACTTGAGACTGGAAAAGATTCCTGAATCATTGGAGAAACCTCAAGTAAAGGAGTCATCAAAAGGAATTAGACGGCTGTTGAAGTTTGGAAGAAAGAATCATAGCTCAGCTACAGGTGAACGCAATACTGAATCTGACAATGCCAGTGTCACTGGTTCTGAGGTCGATGATTCTGGGACAAACTCTGTTTCTACAAGTGAAG TTCATACATTGAAGAATTTGATCTCTCAAGATGAAACTCCCACAGGCGGCAATACTCCGCAAAAGT CTTCTCGCTCTTTCTCCTTGTTATCACCCTTCCGGAGCAAGAATAGTGAAAAGAAATCGACAGCATGA